A region from the Leptospirillum ferriphilum ML-04 genome encodes:
- the rpoB gene encoding DNA-directed RNA polymerase subunit beta yields MMRKPTMNKKTKIDRHFFGLGQQYLDVQDLIEIQKKSYDRFLQLDVDPEQREDWGLQSAFLSVFPIEDYNGNIRIDFLEYSLGEPKYNEREAIERGMTHAAPLKIKVRIAVLEKNKENDRPKSFVSPHIQDSTVKTLREQEIYLGDLPLMTSKGTFIINGTERVVVSQLHRSPGVFFSHDKTKTRVAGTPLFTSRIIPYRGSWVDFEYDPKDNLFVRIDRKKKFPATVMLKALGLTASNIIREYYSPETLFIEPGVPQIVAFYPFAPGESLPFQLRDHEGPIFREETLPSDLAELNRILKDRTDLTIRFHSSETGSELHISDVKVHSDSKNLGLFIPLNSILTSIKKTEYASPELHKLLEELNNSLKKRSEFFSGELLNAKALLSLFELHSKANENLLHTVIPFQSKTKEFSVYQPMTVFRCTELSADAPIPFRIVSRTAKEEGDRIRFVDETVLNEREPLSKENVRLLLKSKNIGTIHHRSKKFYSISLREDKNQNLFTLLEALPEKEIDEYYAAEEILDPSDFTKTLVTPTQPLGSKDFDKNRKPLLQILFEKGVQKLEAYIVPLNQRGRAVIHQTLSGDKITSVENEKSYFLRYLLSKGLSSEQITIALANRFLPYEEIVVQSKKRRFFVRIGAKATFKLISDDGEVLLAEGAVMTPEMASAIKSNGQAILVRGKNDEVSVSMQMESDILGEKLVLTSKDQVKPEDLLSKVLLFPMGETRKGYPLRSVGESSEFEDIDLAKKGKHEILPLVTVSSVKMGELFWELVDLGKHPHRVESDPAVIEIYKKIRPGEVPHVETARQFFEQTFFNTKRYDLSSVGRLKINSKLGIKENLNNRLLTKNDVVEVIRYMVGLLENKGEVDDIDHLGNRRVRSVGELLENQFRVGLVRMERAIKERLNLGDPDAIISTDLINAKPVSAIIKEFFGSSQLSQFMDQTNPLAEVTHKRRLSALGPGGLTRERAGFEVRDVHASHYGRICPIETPEGPNIGLITSLATFARVNDFGFIESPVRKVEDGKVLPEIIYLSAMDGDKYIIAQANTPVDETGKFIESHITARHKGDFVSVSVDRVQFIDVAPQQIVSVATAMIPFLEHNDANRALMGSNMQRQAVPLLRASAPVVGTGMERIVARDSGYVIYAEDDGQVTNVDGTRIAIRYQGHDKPKEYNLIKFQRSNQNTCLNQKALLAVGTKVKKGDVIADGPSTDRGDLAMGQNVLVAFMPWGGYNFEDAILVSERLIKDDMFTSIHIEEFELEARETKQGKEEITRDIPNLSEEALRNLDESGIIRIGAEVKPGDILVGKVTPKAETQLTPEERLLRAIFGDKSANWKDASLTVPAGIEGIVVDVRILSRKGVEKEEFPAPMSNQDVTVLTKSYQDDLRELESSKNQKIRKFLIGKVIKEDILDSETGDVLLKKKRRLTQEILEKLSDLSIITLSDPKEQDELLSIERETKEKIEAIQLRHDERIGRLKRGDELPPGVLKLVKVYIAMKRKLSVGDKMAGRHGNKGVVSRILPMEDMPFLPDGTPVDIVLNPLGVPSRMNVGQILETHLGWAGKMLDVHFATPVFDGASEAEIKEQLKKAQLPESGQTVLYDGKTGEPFERPVTVGVMYMLKLHHLVDDKIHARSIGPYSLVTQQPLGGKAQFGGQRLGEMEVWALQAYGAASTLQEFLTVKSDDVSGRSRMYEAIVRGENYLEPGLPESFNVLIKELQSLALDIELLKTKEK; encoded by the coding sequence ATGATGAGGAAACCAACGATGAACAAGAAAACGAAAATTGACCGCCATTTCTTCGGACTCGGACAACAATATCTCGATGTTCAGGATCTGATTGAAATTCAGAAAAAGTCGTATGACCGATTCCTGCAGCTCGATGTCGATCCTGAACAACGTGAAGATTGGGGTCTACAGTCGGCGTTCCTTAGCGTTTTCCCCATCGAGGACTATAACGGTAATATTCGGATCGATTTTTTGGAATATTCTCTTGGTGAGCCTAAATACAATGAGCGTGAAGCCATTGAAAGAGGGATGACCCACGCGGCACCGCTTAAAATCAAAGTCCGTATAGCGGTATTGGAGAAGAATAAAGAGAATGATCGACCGAAATCTTTTGTATCTCCCCACATCCAAGATTCGACTGTCAAAACTCTTCGGGAACAGGAAATTTATCTCGGTGATCTTCCTCTGATGACCTCTAAAGGAACGTTTATTATTAATGGCACAGAAAGGGTGGTTGTCAGTCAGCTTCACCGTTCTCCGGGCGTCTTCTTTTCTCATGACAAGACAAAGACGCGTGTGGCTGGAACACCTCTCTTTACTTCCCGAATCATTCCTTATCGCGGTTCATGGGTTGATTTTGAGTATGATCCGAAAGACAACCTTTTCGTTCGAATAGACCGTAAAAAGAAGTTTCCTGCAACTGTCATGTTAAAAGCCCTTGGTTTAACGGCTTCAAATATTATCCGTGAATATTATTCACCGGAGACCTTGTTTATTGAGCCAGGGGTTCCCCAGATAGTTGCTTTTTATCCTTTTGCTCCGGGAGAGTCGCTCCCTTTTCAGCTAAGGGATCACGAAGGTCCAATTTTTAGAGAAGAGACATTACCCTCTGACCTTGCTGAGCTGAATCGCATTTTAAAGGATCGCACTGATCTAACGATTCGTTTCCATAGTTCTGAAACTGGAAGTGAACTTCATATTTCAGACGTAAAGGTTCATTCAGACTCAAAGAATCTTGGTCTTTTTATTCCACTCAACTCGATTTTGACATCGATAAAAAAAACGGAATATGCATCCCCAGAACTGCATAAGCTTCTTGAGGAATTAAATAATAGCCTCAAAAAACGATCAGAATTCTTTTCTGGCGAATTGCTGAACGCAAAAGCCTTGCTTTCTTTGTTTGAACTGCACTCAAAGGCGAATGAAAATCTTCTTCATACAGTTATTCCTTTCCAATCAAAGACAAAAGAGTTTTCCGTCTATCAGCCTATGACGGTATTTCGTTGCACAGAACTTTCTGCGGATGCGCCAATTCCATTTCGTATCGTTTCTCGGACTGCGAAAGAGGAGGGAGACCGGATCAGGTTTGTGGATGAAACTGTGCTCAACGAAAGGGAACCTCTCTCTAAAGAAAATGTTCGTCTTCTTCTAAAGTCGAAGAATATCGGGACGATACATCATAGAAGCAAGAAGTTTTACTCGATCTCACTTCGGGAAGATAAAAACCAAAATCTCTTCACTCTTCTTGAAGCACTTCCTGAAAAGGAAATCGATGAATATTATGCAGCGGAAGAAATTCTGGATCCGTCTGATTTTACAAAAACCCTTGTTACTCCGACCCAGCCTCTTGGCTCCAAAGATTTCGATAAAAACAGGAAGCCCTTGCTACAGATTCTGTTTGAGAAAGGAGTCCAGAAGCTGGAGGCTTACATTGTTCCCCTGAACCAAAGAGGAAGAGCGGTAATTCATCAGACTCTGTCTGGTGACAAGATTACATCCGTTGAAAATGAGAAATCCTATTTCCTTCGATATCTCCTGTCTAAAGGACTTTCTTCTGAGCAGATAACGATTGCCTTGGCCAATCGATTCCTTCCTTATGAGGAAATCGTTGTTCAAAGTAAAAAAAGGCGTTTTTTTGTTCGGATAGGGGCAAAAGCAACCTTTAAGCTGATTTCCGATGATGGAGAAGTCCTTCTTGCCGAAGGTGCAGTAATGACTCCGGAAATGGCATCTGCAATAAAGTCCAACGGACAGGCTATTCTTGTTCGTGGAAAAAATGATGAAGTTTCTGTTTCGATGCAGATGGAAAGCGATATTTTGGGAGAGAAGCTGGTTCTGACAAGTAAGGATCAAGTCAAGCCCGAAGATCTTCTTTCCAAAGTTCTTCTATTTCCAATGGGAGAAACAAGAAAAGGTTATCCTCTTCGCTCCGTTGGGGAGTCCAGCGAATTTGAGGATATTGATCTGGCCAAAAAAGGAAAACATGAAATTCTTCCCCTTGTAACAGTTAGCAGCGTCAAGATGGGTGAACTCTTTTGGGAGCTTGTCGATTTGGGCAAGCATCCTCATCGAGTGGAGTCTGATCCAGCTGTCATTGAGATCTATAAAAAAATTCGTCCTGGTGAAGTTCCTCATGTTGAAACTGCCAGACAGTTTTTTGAACAGACTTTTTTTAATACAAAACGATACGATCTGTCTTCCGTTGGTAGGCTCAAGATCAATTCTAAGCTGGGAATAAAAGAGAATCTTAACAACAGACTCCTGACGAAAAATGACGTTGTAGAAGTTATTCGCTATATGGTCGGGCTCCTGGAAAATAAAGGAGAGGTCGATGATATTGATCACTTGGGAAACCGGCGAGTCAGGTCTGTTGGTGAGCTTCTTGAAAATCAGTTTAGAGTCGGATTGGTCCGGATGGAACGTGCGATCAAGGAAAGGCTGAACCTTGGGGATCCAGATGCGATTATATCGACTGATTTGATCAACGCCAAGCCTGTTTCAGCTATTATTAAAGAATTTTTTGGTTCTAGCCAATTGTCCCAATTCATGGACCAAACAAACCCCTTGGCAGAGGTTACGCATAAAAGACGGCTATCAGCCTTGGGACCAGGTGGTCTTACACGCGAAAGAGCCGGCTTTGAAGTTCGTGATGTGCACGCAAGCCACTACGGTAGAATTTGTCCGATTGAAACTCCTGAAGGTCCAAATATCGGACTTATAACTTCTTTGGCGACCTTTGCTCGGGTGAACGACTTTGGTTTTATAGAATCACCTGTCAGAAAAGTTGAGGATGGAAAAGTCCTCCCAGAAATTATTTACCTTTCTGCAATGGATGGTGACAAGTACATCATTGCTCAGGCAAATACTCCCGTTGACGAGACGGGCAAGTTTATTGAATCTCATATTACGGCAAGACATAAGGGAGACTTTGTCTCGGTATCGGTCGATAGGGTCCAATTCATTGATGTTGCCCCACAGCAGATTGTTTCTGTCGCAACAGCCATGATTCCATTTCTTGAACATAATGACGCGAACCGGGCATTAATGGGTTCAAACATGCAAAGGCAGGCGGTTCCTTTATTGAGGGCCAGTGCTCCTGTGGTTGGAACCGGTATGGAGAGAATCGTAGCTCGCGATTCCGGGTATGTGATTTATGCAGAAGATGATGGGCAGGTTACTAATGTTGATGGAACCCGGATCGCCATTCGATATCAAGGTCATGATAAGCCAAAGGAATATAATCTCATTAAATTCCAACGCTCTAACCAGAATACTTGTTTAAACCAGAAAGCGTTGCTGGCTGTTGGTACAAAAGTCAAGAAAGGGGATGTGATTGCCGACGGCCCATCAACAGATCGTGGTGACCTGGCGATGGGACAAAACGTCTTGGTCGCATTTATGCCATGGGGGGGATATAACTTCGAAGATGCGATTCTTGTCAGTGAGCGACTGATTAAAGATGACATGTTCACTTCCATCCATATTGAAGAGTTTGAGCTTGAAGCAAGAGAAACAAAGCAAGGCAAGGAAGAAATCACACGTGATATCCCTAATCTGTCAGAAGAAGCTTTAAGAAATCTTGATGAAAGCGGAATCATTCGAATCGGAGCGGAAGTCAAGCCTGGTGATATTTTGGTGGGAAAGGTTACTCCTAAGGCAGAGACGCAGCTGACACCGGAAGAGCGTTTGCTCCGAGCAATTTTTGGAGATAAATCGGCAAACTGGAAAGATGCATCTTTGACTGTCCCGGCCGGAATTGAAGGTATTGTTGTTGATGTCAGGATTCTTTCCCGAAAAGGAGTGGAAAAAGAAGAGTTTCCGGCCCCAATGTCAAATCAGGATGTCACTGTATTGACCAAAAGCTATCAAGATGATTTAAGGGAGCTCGAAAGTTCTAAAAATCAAAAAATTCGAAAGTTTCTCATTGGCAAAGTCATTAAAGAAGACATTCTTGATTCTGAAACAGGTGATGTCCTTCTCAAGAAAAAAAGACGATTGACACAAGAGATCCTGGAGAAGTTATCAGACCTGTCAATCATTACTTTATCCGATCCCAAAGAACAGGATGAGCTTCTATCGATTGAAAGAGAGACAAAGGAGAAAATTGAAGCAATACAGTTGCGTCATGATGAAAGAATTGGACGCTTAAAGCGCGGTGACGAGCTTCCTCCGGGAGTCTTGAAGCTTGTAAAAGTCTATATTGCTATGAAACGGAAGCTCTCCGTCGGAGACAAGATGGCAGGTCGGCATGGAAACAAGGGTGTTGTTTCAAGGATCTTGCCGATGGAAGATATGCCATTTCTTCCAGATGGCACCCCTGTTGATATTGTTTTGAACCCTCTTGGGGTTCCGTCCCGTATGAATGTTGGCCAGATTTTGGAGACTCATTTGGGTTGGGCGGGAAAGATGCTTGATGTTCATTTTGCTACGCCGGTATTTGATGGGGCGTCAGAGGCGGAAATTAAGGAACAACTGAAAAAAGCCCAATTGCCTGAGTCTGGACAGACAGTTCTATATGATGGGAAAACAGGTGAACCATTTGAGCGCCCTGTAACGGTAGGGGTGATGTATATGCTTAAGCTTCATCACCTTGTCGATGACAAGATTCATGCGCGTTCCATTGGGCCATACTCACTTGTGACACAGCAACCTTTGGGAGGAAAAGCCCAGTTTGGTGGACAAAGACTCGGAGAAATGGAAGTTTGGGCACTCCAGGCTTATGGTGCCGCCTCGACTCTGCAGGAATTCCTCACAGTTAAGTCCGACGATGTTTCTGGGCGGAGTCGGATGTATGAAGCTATTGTTCGAGGGGAAAACTATCTCGAACCAGGACTTCCAGAATCGTTTAATGTTTTGATTAAAGAACTACAGAGTCTGGCTTTGGATATTGAGCTCCTGAAGACAAAGGAGAAATAA
- the rplL gene encoding 50S ribosomal protein L7/L12 produces MSKMTVDEILTGIENLTVLELVGLIKNMEEKFGVSAAAPVAVAAAPASSAAAAATEEKTEFDVILKSAPADKKINIIKVVRELTSLGLKEAKDLVEGAPKPLKNGATKEEAASMKEKLTAAGAEVEVK; encoded by the coding sequence ATGTCGAAAATGACTGTTGATGAAATCTTGACGGGTATTGAAAATCTTACAGTTCTCGAACTTGTTGGATTGATTAAAAATATGGAAGAAAAGTTTGGGGTTTCCGCTGCAGCACCTGTTGCTGTAGCAGCCGCTCCTGCATCTTCAGCTGCCGCAGCTGCAACGGAAGAAAAAACAGAATTTGATGTTATTTTGAAATCTGCTCCAGCAGATAAAAAGATTAACATCATTAAAGTTGTTCGAGAGTTGACTAGCCTAGGATTAAAAGAAGCAAAAGATCTCGTTGAAGGGGCTCCCAAGCCGTTGAAAAATGGGGCTACAAAGGAAGAGGCAGCTTCAATGAAAGAAAAACTCACTGCGGCTGGGGCTGAGGTCGAGGTTAAGTAA
- the rplJ gene encoding 50S ribosomal protein L10 yields MMATKAQKTLQVTKLNQRAQSAQLMVIAKYEGLSVSALTSLRRELRAKGGEFSIYKNTLAKIATKGTLAEVLEKDFKEAVGVLIVQEEKNAVGALKAFVDYAKGNGAFLIKAGVFEGQRLEAPALSELSRIPDRATLYAQLLGMLSSPLAKTTQGLNQVVQKLVYGLNEYSKTKG; encoded by the coding sequence ATGATGGCAACAAAAGCCCAAAAAACTCTTCAAGTTACAAAGTTAAATCAGAGAGCACAATCCGCCCAGCTTATGGTTATTGCAAAATATGAAGGGCTTTCTGTTTCAGCCCTCACCAGTTTGCGCCGTGAACTTCGAGCAAAAGGTGGAGAGTTTTCGATCTATAAAAACACCCTGGCAAAAATTGCGACAAAAGGGACATTGGCCGAGGTATTGGAGAAAGATTTTAAAGAAGCCGTCGGTGTTCTGATTGTTCAGGAAGAAAAAAATGCGGTGGGTGCACTAAAAGCATTTGTAGATTATGCAAAAGGAAATGGGGCTTTTTTAATCAAAGCCGGGGTTTTTGAGGGCCAAAGGCTGGAGGCTCCTGCGCTTTCAGAACTTTCCCGTATTCCGGACAGGGCCACCCTTTATGCACAACTCCTTGGCATGCTCTCCTCTCCATTGGCAAAAACGACCCAAGGGCTCAATCAGGTCGTTCAGAAATTGGTATATGGGCTGAACGAATATTCCAAGACGAAAGGGTAA
- the rplA gene encoding 50S ribosomal protein L1, producing the protein MSEGKKIKLAKSRVENRLYSVDEAIALIKEIKFAAFDESVDLAVNLGVDPRHSDQMVRAAVLLPHGIGKKVRVLVFAKGEKEKEALDEKADYVGADDLVARIQEGWLDFDTVIATPDLMGMVGRLGKVLGPRGLMPNPKTGTVTFEIGRAVKEAKQGKVEFKSDKGGVLHFPIGRASFDVPQIRENLMTAFSAIAKAKPQTSKGKYIRQAVISTTMGPGVIIDVNSILKEVG; encoded by the coding sequence ATGTCAGAAGGAAAAAAAATTAAACTGGCGAAAAGTCGGGTAGAAAACAGATTGTATTCAGTAGATGAAGCAATTGCCCTTATCAAGGAAATTAAATTTGCAGCCTTTGATGAATCTGTTGATCTTGCTGTAAATCTGGGTGTAGACCCGCGTCATTCTGACCAGATGGTTCGGGCTGCAGTCCTTCTTCCTCATGGTATCGGAAAAAAAGTCAGGGTTCTTGTTTTTGCCAAAGGCGAAAAAGAGAAAGAAGCTCTCGATGAAAAAGCCGATTATGTTGGAGCGGACGACCTTGTCGCACGGATTCAGGAGGGTTGGTTGGATTTTGATACCGTTATAGCCACTCCGGATCTGATGGGAATGGTAGGTCGACTGGGGAAGGTTCTTGGCCCAAGAGGTCTAATGCCCAATCCAAAGACGGGAACCGTTACTTTTGAGATTGGTCGCGCCGTTAAAGAAGCAAAGCAGGGAAAGGTAGAGTTTAAGTCCGATAAAGGTGGCGTGTTGCATTTCCCTATAGGAAGAGCTTCCTTTGATGTCCCGCAAATTCGAGAAAATCTGATGACAGCATTTTCAGCTATTGCAAAAGCAAAACCCCAGACCTCCAAGGGGAAATACATCCGGCAAGCTGTCATCTCTACAACGATGGGACCTGGTGTGATCATAGACGTTAATTCCATCCTGAAAGAGGTAGGATGA
- the rplK gene encoding 50S ribosomal protein L11, with product MAKEITGYVKLQLPAGKANPSPPVGPALGQHGVNIMEFCKQFNARTQTMGDSVIPVLITVYKDRSFTFITKTPPASDLLKKAASVPKGSKTPNKEKVATLSRAKLMEIAKQKLPDLNAYDVDHAARIIEGTARSMGITIDG from the coding sequence ATGGCAAAAGAAATTACGGGCTATGTCAAACTTCAGTTGCCGGCTGGAAAAGCCAATCCGTCTCCACCGGTTGGACCTGCTCTCGGACAACATGGTGTTAATATTATGGAGTTCTGCAAGCAATTTAATGCACGAACTCAAACAATGGGAGATTCTGTAATTCCGGTTTTGATTACTGTCTACAAGGACCGGTCATTTACATTTATTACAAAAACTCCACCGGCTTCAGATCTATTAAAAAAAGCAGCCTCTGTGCCGAAAGGTTCAAAGACCCCAAATAAAGAAAAGGTTGCGACCTTATCCCGGGCAAAGCTGATGGAAATTGCCAAGCAGAAGCTTCCTGACCTGAATGCATATGATGTTGATCATGCTGCAAGGATTATCGAAGGGACTGCCAGAAGCATGGGGATCACGATAGACGGGTGA
- the nusG gene encoding transcription termination/antitermination protein NusG: protein MLQEKDSDSKKNWYVIHTYAGFENRVKTSIEERVVLKDLADIVGQVVVPIQNVTELKEGKKKVSSRKVFPGYVLVEMEPTEEAIQFILATPKVTGFLGNGTTPIPMSSREVSELFDRIESGTAMPSPSQHFSESETVRITDGPFQGFSGMISEVDNDHGKLKVLVSIFGRQTPVELDFLQVERL, encoded by the coding sequence ATGTTGCAGGAAAAAGACTCAGACAGCAAAAAAAACTGGTATGTGATTCATACCTATGCAGGCTTTGAAAACAGGGTTAAGACGAGTATTGAAGAACGCGTGGTCCTCAAGGACTTGGCAGATATTGTCGGACAGGTTGTTGTTCCGATCCAGAATGTAACCGAACTGAAAGAGGGGAAAAAAAAGGTTTCTTCCAGAAAGGTCTTTCCAGGATATGTTCTCGTGGAAATGGAGCCGACAGAAGAGGCGATCCAGTTTATCCTAGCCACCCCAAAGGTTACAGGTTTTCTGGGAAATGGTACGACACCCATTCCGATGTCAAGCAGAGAGGTTTCTGAGCTCTTTGATAGAATTGAGTCCGGAACGGCCATGCCTTCCCCGTCCCAGCATTTTTCGGAGTCTGAAACTGTTCGGATCACGGATGGCCCTTTTCAAGGTTTTTCAGGAATGATTTCGGAAGTCGACAATGATCATGGAAAATTGAAAGTGCTGGTCAGCATTTTTGGACGACAGACTCCTGTCGAGCTTGATTTTTTGCAGGTCGAGCGGTTGTAA
- the secE gene encoding preprotein translocase subunit SecE → MGKLSLATSIERGKNFYHEVLAEVRKTSFPSRQETMGATGVVFVLVILLSLYLALVDMLLSRGMTLILS, encoded by the coding sequence GTGGGAAAACTCTCTCTTGCCACCTCGATAGAGCGAGGTAAAAACTTCTATCATGAAGTTCTCGCTGAAGTTCGCAAAACATCGTTTCCCTCAAGACAGGAAACGATGGGGGCTACGGGAGTGGTGTTTGTTCTCGTAATCTTGCTTTCACTCTATCTGGCACTGGTGGATATGCTGCTCTCAAGAGGGATGACCCTCATTTTATCTTAA
- the rpmG gene encoding 50S ribosomal protein L33, with protein sequence MREIITLACTQCKDRNYSSMKNKRNTPDKVELKKYCRRCNSHTVHKETK encoded by the coding sequence ATGCGGGAAATCATCACGCTTGCTTGCACCCAATGCAAGGACAGAAATTATTCTTCAATGAAAAATAAAAGAAATACGCCTGATAAGGTAGAGTTAAAAAAATATTGTCGGCGCTGTAATAGTCATACTGTCCATAAGGAAACAAAGTAG
- a CDS encoding NAD(P)/FAD-dependent oxidoreductase, translating to MSKKIVVLGSGIAGTIVANQIARKIPSEIKSGSTSLTLLGNTDTHPYQPGWLYLPFDLVRPEEIKRPQKSLLDPLVNFVLDPIEKIDLPSQKLISSSKHEYPFDVLVIATGSVPRPDLIPGLEKAGHWFYTEEGALKLRDALRKFSGGKIVVAMGVPHKCPVAPLEVTLMLDDYLRHRGIREKSEILYTYPVGALHTIPNVAQWAVPVFEERAIRSETFFNMKEVDAEKKTLTSLEGSTVPFDLLITIPPHRGAKVILDNNLGEGGWIPTNKQTLQMEGHENVFVVGDTTNLPISKAGSTAHFSADILVENVISVVHGEKASRMYDGKVFCFIETGKNQATYITFNYSTPPSPPPPTSAVHWMKLSYNRLYWLTARGIL from the coding sequence ATGTCAAAAAAAATTGTCGTATTGGGAAGTGGTATTGCCGGAACAATCGTGGCAAATCAGATTGCGCGCAAAATCCCGTCAGAAATCAAATCTGGCTCCACCTCTTTGACACTTCTGGGAAACACGGACACGCATCCTTATCAGCCTGGATGGCTCTATCTTCCCTTTGATCTTGTTCGTCCTGAAGAGATAAAGAGACCTCAGAAGTCTCTTCTGGATCCACTTGTGAATTTTGTTCTGGACCCGATTGAAAAGATTGACCTTCCCTCTCAAAAGCTGATTTCCTCTTCCAAGCATGAGTACCCATTTGATGTCTTGGTCATCGCGACGGGATCTGTGCCTCGTCCGGATCTCATTCCCGGCCTTGAAAAAGCCGGACATTGGTTTTACACAGAGGAAGGTGCCCTCAAGCTGCGAGATGCCTTGCGGAAATTTTCGGGTGGAAAGATCGTCGTGGCAATGGGAGTTCCTCACAAATGCCCCGTGGCTCCACTTGAAGTTACCCTCATGCTGGACGACTATCTCCGACATCGTGGAATCCGAGAAAAATCGGAGATTCTTTATACCTATCCGGTTGGAGCCCTTCACACTATACCGAATGTTGCGCAATGGGCTGTGCCAGTTTTTGAAGAAAGAGCGATCCGTTCGGAAACGTTTTTTAATATGAAAGAAGTGGATGCAGAGAAGAAAACCTTGACCAGCCTGGAAGGATCGACTGTCCCCTTTGATCTCTTGATCACGATTCCTCCTCATCGGGGGGCGAAAGTGATTCTCGACAATAATCTTGGAGAAGGAGGGTGGATCCCGACAAATAAACAGACTCTGCAGATGGAAGGGCATGAAAATGTTTTTGTTGTCGGAGATACAACAAACCTTCCGATTTCCAAGGCGGGTTCGACGGCCCATTTTTCTGCCGATATTCTTGTCGAAAACGTCATCAGCGTCGTCCACGGTGAGAAGGCTTCCCGTATGTATGATGGAAAAGTTTTTTGTTTTATCGAAACCGGAAAAAATCAGGCAACATATATCACCTTTAATTACTCGACTCCTCCATCCCCCCCTCCACCCACATCTGCAGTCCATTGGATGAAGCTTTCATACAACAGGTTATATTGGTTGACGGCACGTGGAATACTTTAA